The following proteins come from a genomic window of Maribacter sp. HTCC2170:
- a CDS encoding phytanoyl-CoA dioxygenase family protein: MRTVKDLSKVHGLASDLFKWPQSHKEWEPYKLSDEQVAFFHENGYLSNIKLLDDWQVDRLINELVEIQDPNHPANDLFYEFHSNESVDPNKAIFHSLGHWRITPGFHDVNWNPAFLMAASQLLGDRSVRFWHDQLFCKPAKHGGVVAWHQDYSYWTRTIEMQHLTCWTGLDDSTKENGCLHYIPKSHKWGLLDKPVLTGPMDDFKECLNEKQKEEFKSSVAIELKKGYGTFHHPLMVHGSYANTSEFSRRAFVLNVFADGTVSNTNEPLLSGVPVIEKGHKMKGQFFPLLLDRNLYAK, from the coding sequence ATGCGAACAGTTAAAGATTTGTCCAAGGTTCATGGATTGGCCTCTGATTTATTTAAATGGCCACAATCACATAAAGAATGGGAACCCTATAAACTCTCAGATGAACAGGTTGCTTTTTTTCATGAGAACGGTTATTTGTCCAATATAAAGTTGCTTGACGACTGGCAAGTGGATAGATTAATTAATGAGCTCGTCGAAATCCAAGATCCTAATCATCCGGCAAATGATCTTTTCTATGAGTTTCATTCCAATGAATCGGTTGATCCGAACAAAGCAATATTTCATTCCTTAGGTCACTGGCGAATTACCCCCGGTTTTCACGACGTAAATTGGAACCCTGCTTTTTTAATGGCCGCCAGTCAATTGTTGGGTGACAGGTCAGTGCGTTTTTGGCACGATCAGTTGTTTTGTAAGCCTGCAAAGCATGGTGGAGTAGTCGCTTGGCACCAGGATTATTCTTATTGGACCCGGACTATTGAAATGCAGCACTTAACTTGCTGGACAGGATTAGATGATTCAACAAAAGAAAACGGTTGTTTACATTATATTCCAAAGAGTCATAAATGGGGTTTATTGGATAAACCAGTTTTAACCGGACCAATGGATGATTTTAAGGAGTGTTTAAATGAAAAACAAAAAGAAGAATTCAAAAGTAGTGTTGCAATTGAGTTGAAGAAAGGGTATGGAACTTTCCATCATCCTCTAATGGTGCATGGGTCTTATGCTAATACTTCTGAATTTTCACGAAGGGCTTTTGTGTTGAACGTTTTTGCAGATGGTACGGTTTCCAATACGAATGAACCTCTATTGAGTGGAGTGCCTGTAATTGAGAAAGGTCATAAAATGAAAGGTCAATTTTTTCCATTGTTATTGGATAGAAACTTATATGCAAAATAG
- a CDS encoding AraC family transcriptional regulator, with amino-acid sequence MVTKHRVPYFLKIWHYHPELELVLTIKSAGTRFVGDSIEKFDEGEVVLIGKNLPHMWLNDEVYFDEKSDLIAEDIVIHFKKQFLGIDFLSLNEMEPIANLLQEARYGIKFNGLDHSVIRLIKQIAEMKVGFGRTIEFIKLLQILAEHPESKLLCSEVFVNSFKKNQNESLDRTYEFVFENFMRSINLEQVAKVANMNPSAFSRFFKRVNRKTFSRYLNEVRIGYACRLILERESNITAICYESGFNNISNFNRQFRSIMNMSPTEYRAGFTKLDKGHLSKVEIKKKNYANS; translated from the coding sequence ATGGTTACAAAACATCGTGTGCCATACTTCTTGAAGATTTGGCATTATCATCCAGAGTTGGAATTAGTGTTAACTATTAAAAGCGCCGGAACCAGATTTGTTGGTGATAGTATTGAAAAGTTTGATGAAGGAGAAGTTGTGTTAATAGGCAAAAATCTGCCACATATGTGGTTGAATGATGAAGTGTACTTTGATGAAAAATCTGATTTGATTGCTGAGGATATAGTTATCCATTTTAAAAAACAATTTCTAGGCATAGATTTTCTCTCTTTAAATGAAATGGAACCAATAGCCAATTTACTGCAAGAAGCAAGATATGGGATTAAATTTAATGGCCTTGATCATAGCGTCATTCGATTGATAAAGCAAATTGCCGAAATGAAGGTCGGATTTGGAAGGACAATAGAATTTATTAAGCTTTTGCAAATTCTAGCAGAACACCCTGAAAGTAAACTACTATGTAGTGAGGTCTTTGTAAATTCATTCAAAAAGAATCAAAACGAAAGTTTGGATAGGACTTATGAGTTTGTTTTTGAAAATTTTATGCGGTCTATTAACCTAGAACAGGTTGCAAAGGTAGCCAACATGAATCCTTCAGCATTTAGTAGGTTCTTTAAACGTGTAAATCGAAAAACCTTTTCCAGATATCTAAATGAAGTTCGAATAGGATATGCCTGTAGGTTAATACTCGAGCGTGAAAGTAACATTACGGCGATTTGTTATGAATCCGGTTTCAACAATATTTCTAATTTTAATAGACAATTTAGGTCAATAATGAATATGTCTCCTACTGAATATAGAGCAGGATTCACTAAGTTGGATAAGGGCCATCTGTCAAAAGTTGAAATAAAAAAGAAGAACTATGCGAACAGTTAA
- a CDS encoding zinc-binding alcohol dehydrogenase family protein, whose translation MKYIVCEKPGKFLLKEKKAPLGVKGHALLKINKVGICGTDLHAYAGNQAFFTYPRILGHELAAEIISIPTNQKGLKAGDKVVIMPYVSCNTCIACRNGKNNCCTNMQVLGIHTDGGMQEKINVPIELLLKANELTDDEIAIVEPLAIGAHAISRSGLSKDETAVVVGCGPIGLGIMKLAQLEGVQIIAIDNNSERLSFAKEIMGIDHTIIANNDTVNEVMKITKGDLATTVFDASGNKLALESGIHYMSHGGRYILVGLSKGNLNFVHPEIHAKESTILCSRNATLDDFKHVMTVLKKKQFPVSSFITHNVDFTNMIHNFDNWLDPATGVIKATVDF comes from the coding sequence ATGAAATATATAGTTTGCGAAAAACCTGGAAAATTCCTCTTAAAAGAGAAAAAAGCGCCGTTAGGCGTAAAAGGCCATGCTTTGTTGAAAATAAACAAGGTTGGTATTTGCGGCACAGACCTACATGCTTATGCTGGGAATCAGGCATTTTTCACTTACCCTCGTATATTAGGTCATGAATTAGCTGCAGAAATAATCTCTATCCCCACTAACCAAAAAGGTCTAAAAGCCGGTGATAAGGTCGTAATAATGCCTTATGTTAGTTGCAATACATGTATTGCCTGTAGAAATGGCAAAAATAATTGTTGTACGAACATGCAAGTATTGGGCATACACACCGATGGAGGTATGCAAGAAAAAATTAACGTTCCAATAGAATTGTTGCTTAAAGCCAATGAACTTACGGATGATGAAATAGCTATTGTAGAGCCTTTGGCTATTGGGGCACATGCTATTAGTAGATCAGGACTTTCAAAGGATGAGACTGCAGTCGTGGTCGGTTGCGGGCCGATAGGACTGGGTATTATGAAATTGGCTCAACTTGAAGGTGTACAGATAATCGCAATAGATAACAATAGTGAACGATTGAGTTTTGCCAAAGAGATTATGGGCATTGATCATACAATAATTGCCAATAATGATACTGTTAACGAAGTGATGAAAATAACTAAGGGAGACCTGGCGACCACTGTTTTTGATGCTTCTGGAAATAAACTGGCTTTGGAATCAGGAATCCATTATATGTCACATGGTGGACGATACATCTTAGTAGGATTATCCAAAGGGAACCTAAATTTTGTTCACCCTGAAATTCATGCCAAAGAATCTACAATTTTGTGTAGTAGAAATGCCACTTTGGATGATTTTAAACATGTTATGACCGTGCTCAAAAAGAAACAATTTCCAGTTTCATCTTTCATAACCCATAATGTAGATTTCACCAATATGATCCACAATTTTGATAATTGGCTGGATCCAGCCACGGGTGTCATTAAAGCTACTGTGGACTTTTAA
- a CDS encoding UxaA family hydrolase codes for MPIKYLQIDSRDNLMVALANLDEGFKVSINDSEIILKEDVKAKHKFTMNDFEIGDELYMYGVLIGKATTTIKSGTAITVNNVKHASEDYKTVEQKYHWEAPNIEKFKNRTFNGYHRANGTVGTANYWLVIPLVFCENKNVDVLEEIFIESLGYQTQKDFEINTQALISKFKEGASEEDIYDTPIITTKEEIKKNRVFPNVDGIKFLRHDGGCGGTRQDSDALCRLLAGYITNPNVAGATVLSLGCQHAQIPILQEAIATNDPEFAKPVYYLEQQNISSEKQLIEEAVKHTFVGLTKANNIKRSPAPLSKLVLGLECGASDGFSGISANPALGYASDLLVALGGSPALSEFPELNGVEQELINRCETLEAASKFESIMRSYSDAAIAVGSGFENNPSPGNIKDGLITDAIKSAGAAKKGGTSPVTDVLDYTEQITKPGLNLLCTPGNDVESTTGLAGSGCTVIVFTTGLGTPTGNPIAPVIKLSSNTHLFQKMGNLMDLNAGSIISGEDSIGSMGEKILEFIIQVAGGEQETKANMNGQNDFIPWKRGISL; via the coding sequence ATGCCGATTAAATATCTACAAATAGATTCTAGGGATAACCTAATGGTGGCTTTGGCCAATTTAGATGAAGGTTTCAAAGTCTCCATAAATGATAGCGAGATTATTCTAAAAGAGGATGTTAAAGCCAAACATAAATTCACCATGAACGACTTCGAAATCGGTGATGAACTTTATATGTACGGCGTTTTGATAGGCAAAGCCACAACAACAATAAAAAGTGGTACTGCAATTACCGTCAATAATGTAAAACATGCCTCTGAAGATTATAAAACAGTTGAACAAAAATATCATTGGGAGGCTCCAAACATTGAAAAATTCAAGAACAGAACCTTTAATGGATACCATCGAGCAAATGGAACCGTTGGCACAGCCAATTATTGGTTGGTTATTCCGTTGGTTTTTTGCGAAAACAAGAATGTTGATGTACTCGAAGAAATATTTATAGAATCTTTGGGTTACCAAACCCAAAAGGATTTTGAGATCAATACCCAAGCACTGATTAGCAAATTTAAAGAAGGAGCTTCCGAGGAAGACATTTACGATACGCCAATAATCACAACCAAAGAAGAAATAAAGAAAAACAGGGTTTTCCCCAACGTTGATGGTATTAAGTTTTTGAGACATGATGGAGGTTGTGGTGGAACCAGACAAGACTCGGATGCACTCTGTAGATTATTGGCAGGTTATATCACCAACCCAAATGTGGCTGGAGCAACAGTTTTAAGTTTAGGTTGTCAACATGCTCAAATACCAATACTACAAGAAGCAATCGCAACGAACGACCCTGAATTCGCAAAACCTGTCTACTATTTGGAGCAGCAAAATATCAGTAGTGAAAAACAGTTGATTGAAGAAGCCGTGAAACACACTTTTGTTGGTCTTACCAAAGCAAATAATATCAAAAGAAGTCCCGCTCCCTTAAGTAAACTTGTACTTGGATTGGAGTGCGGTGCTTCTGACGGATTCTCAGGGATTTCTGCAAACCCAGCCCTTGGTTACGCCTCAGATTTATTGGTTGCCTTAGGAGGTTCTCCTGCTCTTTCTGAATTTCCAGAACTCAATGGCGTGGAACAAGAACTAATCAATAGGTGTGAGACACTGGAGGCGGCCAGCAAATTTGAAAGTATTATGCGTTCCTATTCAGATGCTGCAATTGCCGTTGGATCGGGGTTTGAAAACAATCCATCCCCCGGAAATATCAAAGACGGTTTGATTACTGACGCGATAAAATCTGCAGGAGCCGCAAAAAAGGGTGGTACTTCCCCTGTTACCGATGTATTGGATTATACAGAACAAATCACAAAACCCGGTCTAAATCTTTTATGCACCCCTGGTAATGATGTTGAAAGTACTACAGGCTTGGCTGGCTCTGGATGCACTGTCATTGTCTTCACAACTGGGTTGGGAACACCAACTGGCAATCCTATCGCCCCTGTAATTAAACTGTCCAGCAATACCCATTTATTCCAGAAAATGGGAAACTTGATGGACTTAAATGCAGGCTCAATAATCAGTGGTGAAGATAGTATTGGAAGCATGGGTGAAAAGATTCTGGAATTTATTATCCAAGTGGCAGGAGGTGAACAAGAGACAAAGGCAAATATGAACGGACAAAATGATTTTATCCCTTGGAAAAGAGGAATTTCACTTTAA
- a CDS encoding tagaturonate reductase — MKSLKRKTAANVFPERILQFGAGNFMRGFIDWIVQELNQKTDFNSGVIAVKPTNRGNYDELKSQEGAYTLFLKGIKNGKPQSEYSIIDCIQRVVNPYKNHVEYLSCAKNPDLRFVFSNTTEAGIIYEKNDKLSDTPQSSFPGKLTAFLYHRFQHFMGEKTKRGLIIIPFELIEKNGQTLRKIILQHAKDWRLGKDFINWIIEHNFFCDTLVDRIVPGFPKTEEVEITTELGYSDKLMVVGEQFHLLIIQGPPVLRNELPTEKCGLNVVFTDNLEPYRTRKVRILNGAHTTLVPVGYLYGIDNVRESLEDPIVGSFLKDAVFKEICPTLNQSEQELDQFSRDVLDRFRNPYLEHALLSISLNSISKYKTRILPSVLDYIKRKNALPKRLLFSLAALIAFYKGERNTEPIPLKDTQEVLDFYHKLWSNNNYETIVNNVLSNTEFWNTDLTKYDGLEDFVTICLANIMDKGMKEALKMFS, encoded by the coding sequence ATGAAATCACTTAAAAGAAAAACAGCTGCAAACGTATTCCCAGAGCGAATCTTGCAATTTGGTGCAGGTAATTTTATGCGTGGCTTTATTGACTGGATTGTTCAAGAACTAAACCAGAAGACAGATTTTAACAGCGGTGTAATAGCAGTAAAACCAACTAATAGAGGCAATTATGATGAGTTGAAATCCCAGGAAGGAGCATATACCCTTTTTTTAAAAGGTATAAAGAATGGAAAACCCCAGAGTGAATACTCCATTATTGATTGCATACAACGCGTAGTTAATCCATATAAAAATCATGTCGAATATTTGTCATGTGCCAAAAATCCAGATTTAAGATTTGTATTTTCAAATACCACGGAAGCAGGAATTATTTATGAAAAGAACGATAAATTAAGTGACACCCCTCAAAGTAGTTTTCCAGGTAAATTAACTGCCTTTCTATATCATAGATTTCAACACTTTATGGGTGAAAAAACCAAGAGAGGTTTAATAATCATCCCTTTCGAACTCATTGAGAAAAATGGGCAAACTCTAAGAAAAATCATCCTACAACATGCCAAAGATTGGCGCTTGGGTAAAGATTTTATAAATTGGATTATTGAGCATAACTTTTTCTGTGATACCCTTGTTGATCGGATTGTTCCTGGCTTTCCTAAAACAGAAGAAGTTGAAATCACCACTGAACTGGGCTATAGTGATAAATTAATGGTCGTTGGGGAACAATTTCATTTGTTAATAATACAGGGGCCACCTGTTTTACGAAATGAATTACCCACAGAAAAATGTGGTTTGAATGTCGTTTTTACAGATAACTTGGAACCATACCGAACCAGAAAAGTTCGTATATTAAATGGCGCACATACTACATTGGTTCCAGTGGGTTATTTATATGGTATTGATAATGTTCGAGAGTCTTTGGAAGATCCAATAGTTGGATCCTTTCTTAAAGATGCTGTATTCAAAGAGATTTGCCCAACTTTGAATCAATCTGAGCAAGAATTAGATCAATTCTCCAGAGATGTCTTAGATAGATTTAGAAATCCGTATTTGGAACATGCCTTGTTGAGTATCTCTTTAAATTCAATCTCAAAATATAAGACAAGGATTTTACCTTCTGTATTGGACTATATCAAAAGAAAAAACGCGCTGCCAAAAAGACTTTTGTTTTCATTAGCAGCTCTAATCGCCTTTTACAAAGGTGAAAGAAACACTGAACCCATACCTTTAAAAGATACCCAAGAAGTATTGGATTTTTACCATAAACTATGGTCAAATAACAATTACGAAACTATAGTTAACAACGTACTTTCAAATACTGAGTTTTGGAACACAGACCTTACCAAATATGATGGATTGGAAGATTTTGTAACCATATGTTTAGCAAATATCATGGACAAAGGAATGAAGGAAGCATTAAAAATGTTCTCTTAA
- a CDS encoding alpha-L-fucosidase, with protein sequence MKKFRLELLSISILLLFITCGERNEVTNLKEVTAAASQEYTKDWASLGNHNESPEWFKNSKLGIYFHWGLYSVPAYSSEWYPRWMHFKDHKVYKHHVEKYGKPSEFGYHDFAPMFNAEKFNPDEWAQLFKDAGAQFAGPVAEHHDGYAMWDSEITPWNTMDTGPKRDITGELEKAIKGKGMKFITAFHHAKNLQRSTEIGKEVPNSHYPNFEGMPPTSNDPDLQLMYGNMEPEKWYKEVWFGKIKEVIDKYHPDIIWFDYVLGDIPAKYRKEFAAYYLNEASKIDQEAVIVRKQHDMPLNMSVEDLEQARKNNIGTKTWMTDATISDGSWCYTEDLGVKPAEDVLHMLIDIVSKNGVLLLNVSPKADGTIPNNQKEGILKMGAWLKKYGEAIYGTEAWYTFGEGPTKEPEGHFKNHKAFMKLKYSNKDIRYTTKDYTIYGIVLGAVEPNKEILLESFAKEKIHDAPSIENVTFLGSDEKIEWTYNEENGLSLKAPSTSIDNMATVIKVEISQ encoded by the coding sequence ATGAAAAAGTTTAGATTAGAATTATTGAGTATTTCAATTTTATTATTATTTATTACGTGCGGTGAAAGAAATGAGGTCACAAACTTAAAAGAAGTGACAGCCGCTGCATCTCAAGAATATACTAAAGATTGGGCTTCTTTGGGAAACCATAATGAGTCTCCAGAATGGTTTAAAAATTCAAAGCTGGGAATATACTTTCACTGGGGCTTGTATTCTGTACCAGCGTACAGCAGTGAGTGGTATCCAAGATGGATGCACTTTAAAGACCATAAAGTGTACAAACACCATGTAGAAAAATACGGGAAGCCATCCGAGTTTGGCTACCATGATTTCGCTCCTATGTTCAATGCCGAAAAATTCAATCCAGATGAATGGGCGCAACTTTTCAAAGATGCCGGCGCACAATTTGCTGGCCCAGTTGCAGAACACCATGATGGTTATGCCATGTGGGATAGTGAAATCACACCGTGGAACACGATGGATACAGGACCGAAACGTGATATTACCGGGGAATTGGAAAAGGCTATTAAAGGCAAAGGAATGAAATTTATAACTGCCTTTCACCATGCAAAGAATCTACAACGAAGTACTGAAATTGGAAAAGAGGTTCCCAATAGCCATTATCCCAATTTTGAAGGTATGCCACCTACCTCAAACGACCCAGATTTGCAGTTGATGTATGGGAATATGGAACCCGAAAAATGGTATAAAGAAGTATGGTTCGGCAAAATAAAGGAAGTAATAGACAAATACCATCCCGATATTATTTGGTTTGATTACGTTTTGGGTGATATTCCAGCAAAATACCGTAAAGAATTTGCCGCTTATTATCTTAACGAAGCTTCTAAGATAGATCAAGAAGCAGTGATTGTCAGGAAGCAACATGACATGCCTCTCAATATGAGTGTCGAAGATTTGGAACAAGCCAGAAAGAACAATATTGGCACCAAAACCTGGATGACCGATGCTACTATTAGTGACGGAAGTTGGTGTTATACAGAGGATTTAGGAGTTAAACCTGCAGAGGATGTATTACATATGCTTATTGACATTGTAAGTAAAAATGGAGTTCTTCTTTTGAACGTTTCGCCCAAGGCAGATGGTACCATTCCCAACAATCAAAAAGAGGGAATATTAAAAATGGGTGCATGGTTAAAAAAATATGGCGAAGCCATTTACGGAACCGAAGCATGGTACACTTTTGGCGAAGGGCCTACTAAAGAACCAGAAGGTCATTTTAAAAATCATAAGGCGTTTATGAAACTAAAATATTCCAATAAGGATATTCGCTATACTACTAAAGATTACACTATTTATGGCATTGTCTTAGGGGCTGTAGAACCAAATAAAGAAATCTTGCTGGAATCTTTTGCGAAAGAAAAAATCCATGATGCCCCTAGTATTGAAAATGTAACCTTTTTGGGGAGCGATGAAAAAATCGAATGGACATATAATGAAGAAAACGGCTTATCTTTAAAGGCACCTTCAACTTCAATCGACAATATGGCCACGGTTATTAAAGTAGAAATTTCACAGTAG
- a CDS encoding amidohydrolase family protein — MTIDAHQHFWKYDTHKHAWIDDSMSVIRQDFMPVDLEKTYAENGVDGCVAVQADQTLSETYFLLELSKDHSFIKGVVGWVDLRSSRINSYLEKYSSFEKLKGFRHIVQGESDHNFLLRPDFTRGIGALKKYNYTYDILVFPHQLGATLEFVKKFPNQKFVIDHIAKPYIKDGFFDGWAVLMNEIAKHENVHCKLSGMITEAEFNSWTPNQVKPYLDLVLSSFGPDRIMFGSDWPVCLVAGTYDQVKLLTTDFISKLSLIEQAKIMGENAMQFYNLK, encoded by the coding sequence ATGACGATAGATGCCCATCAACATTTTTGGAAATATGACACCCATAAACACGCATGGATAGATGACTCCATGTCAGTTATCCGTCAGGATTTTATGCCTGTCGATTTAGAAAAAACATATGCCGAAAATGGTGTTGATGGTTGTGTTGCAGTACAAGCTGACCAAACACTGTCCGAAACATATTTTTTACTTGAACTTTCCAAAGATCATTCTTTCATAAAAGGTGTGGTTGGCTGGGTAGACCTTCGCTCTTCCAGAATCAACAGTTATCTAGAGAAGTATTCATCCTTTGAAAAGTTAAAAGGGTTCAGACATATTGTGCAAGGTGAATCAGATCATAATTTCTTGTTACGTCCCGATTTTACAAGAGGAATTGGAGCTTTGAAAAAGTACAATTACACTTATGACATATTAGTTTTTCCACATCAATTGGGTGCAACTCTTGAGTTTGTGAAAAAATTTCCAAATCAGAAATTTGTTATTGACCATATTGCCAAACCTTATATTAAGGATGGTTTTTTTGACGGTTGGGCAGTATTGATGAATGAGATAGCCAAACATGAAAATGTACATTGTAAATTATCAGGAATGATTACCGAAGCCGAATTCAATTCTTGGACACCGAATCAGGTTAAACCATATTTGGATTTGGTATTATCTTCTTTTGGACCAGACAGGATTATGTTCGGGTCCGATTGGCCTGTTTGCCTTGTTGCTGGCACATATGACCAGGTTAAACTTTTGACAACCGATTTCATATCAAAACTCAGTCTGATCGAACAAGCAAAAATAATGGGCGAGAACGCAATGCAATTTTATAATCTAAAATAA
- a CDS encoding SDR family oxidoreductase, which yields MDLGLKDKVVVISGAAGMKGSIGETILQNLVNEGAIPAVIDRNDRGFGYISEIQEKGVDAIFCKTDVTDPDQIKKALDTIAGKYGRIDAVINNVGVNDGVGLDASYEEFMNSLKLNMVSYFLIVKHALPFLKKSKGNILNIGSKVALTGQGRTSGYAASKGGVLGLTREWAVDLIKYGIRSNAIIIAESWTPAYDTWIKTLVDGEEKLKSIIKKIPLENRMTTTQEIANTCLFTISERSSHTTGQFITVDGGYVHLDRSLLTE from the coding sequence ATGGATTTAGGTTTAAAAGACAAAGTAGTAGTAATATCTGGGGCAGCGGGAATGAAAGGTAGTATTGGAGAGACCATTCTACAGAATTTGGTGAATGAAGGTGCCATACCTGCCGTAATTGATAGAAATGACAGAGGCTTTGGTTACATCAGCGAAATACAAGAAAAGGGTGTTGATGCCATTTTTTGCAAAACAGACGTCACAGACCCAGATCAGATTAAAAAGGCTTTAGATACTATCGCAGGCAAATATGGTAGAATAGATGCTGTAATAAATAATGTTGGAGTTAATGATGGGGTTGGACTTGATGCCTCTTATGAAGAATTCATGAATTCGTTAAAATTAAATATGGTTAGTTACTTTCTTATCGTAAAGCATGCCTTACCATTTCTAAAAAAGTCCAAAGGAAACATTTTGAACATTGGGTCCAAAGTAGCACTGACGGGACAGGGAAGAACCTCAGGTTATGCCGCATCTAAAGGAGGGGTTCTAGGCTTGACCAGAGAGTGGGCGGTTGATCTCATAAAATATGGTATTAGATCCAACGCGATTATAATTGCAGAAAGTTGGACCCCTGCTTATGACACGTGGATTAAAACCTTGGTAGATGGAGAAGAAAAGCTAAAATCCATAATCAAAAAAATCCCCCTTGAAAATCGAATGACAACAACTCAAGAAATCGCCAACACTTGCTTATTTACAATTTCTGAACGATCCTCCCATACAACCGGGCAGTTCATAACCGTAGATGGTGGTTATGTTCATCTTGACCGATCTTTATTGACCGAATAA
- the fucP gene encoding L-fucose:H+ symporter permease codes for MENSNKIPVVSKELLLPFILITSLFALWGFANDITNPMVSAFKKILELNNTQASWVQMAFYGGYFTMAFPAAIFIKKYTYKKGIILGLILYALGALLFYPAAAYEEFGFFLAALYILTFGLAFLETTANPFVLSMGHKKTATRRLNLAQAFNPIGALTGLFIAQTFILGSLQSDDLDTQGNVIYDTLSETAKTAVRTSDLMVIRNPYVLLGLFVLFMLVLIALVKMPEKKEVGGGSVASAVKRLFKNKKFVEGVNAQMFYVGAQIMCWTYIYQYAETLGIDNRSAVTYAYWALGIFLVGRWIGTYLLKFVSSGKLLMYFAIGAMAFTLGAIFIQGMIGLYSLVGISFCMSLMFPTIYGIALEGVGEDAKFGAAFLVMAIVGGAIMPVLQGAILDIGGSGYTDVDIFGVPEVNFSFALPLICFLVVAVYGYRTIKVHNSD; via the coding sequence ATGGAAAACAGCAACAAAATACCAGTAGTTTCAAAAGAGTTACTACTGCCGTTTATATTAATTACTTCGTTATTTGCCTTATGGGGTTTTGCAAACGATATTACAAACCCAATGGTATCCGCATTCAAAAAGATTCTGGAATTGAATAATACGCAGGCTTCATGGGTACAAATGGCATTTTACGGGGGTTACTTTACCATGGCCTTTCCTGCAGCCATCTTTATCAAAAAATATACATACAAAAAGGGGATTATACTAGGTTTAATACTATATGCTTTAGGAGCCTTATTATTTTACCCTGCCGCCGCCTACGAAGAATTCGGTTTTTTCTTGGCTGCCCTTTATATTCTAACATTTGGATTGGCCTTTTTGGAAACCACAGCCAATCCTTTTGTTTTGTCCATGGGACACAAAAAGACAGCAACCAGAAGATTAAACCTAGCCCAGGCATTTAATCCAATTGGTGCATTGACCGGACTGTTCATTGCGCAAACTTTTATTTTAGGTTCTTTACAATCTGACGACCTCGATACACAAGGAAATGTGATTTACGATACGCTATCAGAAACCGCAAAAACTGCGGTTCGGACGTCTGATCTTATGGTCATTCGCAACCCTTATGTGCTTTTAGGACTGTTTGTTCTATTCATGTTGGTATTAATTGCTTTGGTCAAAATGCCGGAAAAGAAAGAAGTGGGTGGTGGGTCCGTAGCCAGTGCTGTTAAACGTCTTTTTAAAAATAAGAAATTTGTTGAGGGTGTAAATGCACAAATGTTCTATGTAGGTGCGCAAATCATGTGCTGGACCTATATTTATCAATACGCAGAAACTTTGGGCATCGACAATAGAAGCGCAGTTACATACGCCTACTGGGCCTTAGGTATTTTTTTAGTCGGAAGATGGATAGGCACCTATTTATTGAAATTTGTCAGCTCTGGAAAGTTACTCATGTATTTTGCAATTGGTGCAATGGCCTTTACATTAGGAGCAATTTTTATCCAGGGCATGATAGGTCTTTATTCCTTAGTGGGCATTTCCTTTTGTATGTCCCTTATGTTTCCGACCATTTATGGTATAGCTTTAGAAGGGGTTGGGGAAGATGCTAAATTTGGGGCTGCTTTCTTGGTTATGGCAATCGTTGGCGGTGCCATTATGCCTGTCTTGCAAGGGGCAATTTTGGATATTGGAGGTTCAGGTTATACTGACGTTGATATTTTTGGAGTTCCAGAAGTGAATTTTTCCTTTGCACTTCCATTGATTTGCTTTTTGGTTGTAGCTGTATATGGGTATAGAACTATTAAGGTTCATAATTCCGATTAG